A stretch of DNA from Oryza glaberrima plastid, complete genome:
TTCCCTAAACCGGGGATTCACCGAAACAAACAACCAGCAAACAGCTTTTAAAGGGAAGGGAGATAGACTGTGCCTTTCTTTCATTTATTTTTTCTTTTCTGCAAGGTAGGGGGCCTTGAGAGTTCCTCTTGTGGTAGCAAGTTACTTCGCAACCTGCTCAATTTGGCCTTATAGGGTCGGGAACTAATGAATAAAAAGGGTTGGATACCGCCCAACCACCCAGCCCTCTACCATATCTAGACAAATAGAATAGTCCTTTTATACAGACTGCTAAGTGCGGAGACGGGAATCGAACCCGTGACCTCAAGGTTATGAGCCTCGTGAGCTACCAAACTGCTCTACTCCGCTCTGGAGCGCTGGAAACCGGTGGACGAAAAAGGTTGAATACAATACAGGCCTCTACCATGTCTAGACAAATAGAATAGTTATTTTATACAGAATGGAGCGGGTAGACAAATAGAATAGTTATTTTATACAGAATGGAGCGGGTAGCGGGAATCGAACCCGCATCGTTAGCTTGGAAGGCTAGGGGTTATAGTCGACGTTGGTTGATTATTATTAACGTCTCTAATTCAAAACCGAACATGAAATTTTGATTTCATTCGGCTCCTTTATGGGTATTCTCACCACTTAACATCTAAGTCAGCTTTTTTGTCTGAATGGAACCAAGGCTCTCTGCTTTCTAGATGATCCCTAAAGAGTAGGAGATAGAAATTTGCCTAAATCTATCTAATCTAATTACTTCGTTCCCTAATTTCATTTAAGAGATCCTGAGGAAAAGAATTGGGTTTCCACCGAGCTGAAACAATATGCTGATGGTTCTAGTAAACCAAAACTACCGTTTTTTAGCTATTTGGCTTCCATTTCCTTTTTTAACAAAAGAAGATTTAGTTACGATTGGAAATAAATTTTTTTGTATCTTCATCCATAGATCCTTTACTCATATTTTAAAAATTGGAATCCTTAATCCAATGCAAAATTATGCTTCGCGACTCTGTACTCATAATCCAAATCCTATTTGTTTTTTGGATGCAATTTCAATTAGTCTTTGGGTACAAATCGCGAAAATGCATATTCTTCCTCAATATGCTATTGAGAGAAAAAGGAGTAAATCCTTTCTAAGAACTAAAGTTTTCATCGGAATATAAAAAACCTTAAGGACGCCTTAAGTATATCATTTCAAATTCAGTTATTAATAGAACGAATCACACTTTTACCACTAAACTATACCCGCTACATGTAAATTCTGATACCAACGCTACCCTTTGTCAAGGGTAGCCATTCGAGAAAGATGCTAATTCCCTCTTAGTTAATGAAACAGAGAAGGTTCCTCACAGTTAGCAGTTGGTACTTCGATCGCGGGCCTTTCCTTTACTTTCTTTTTTGTTCAGAATTGAACAAAGAACTTGATGTAAAGAAGATTCTGAATGTCTCTGCTTAGTCGATTCTCTCCGTTTAACTTTTTCTTCTCTTCTTTTCCACTCAATTCTAGTTTATTAGATTCTTGTTTAAAAGAATCAAAGAAGATGAATAGAACTAAGAACACACAAAAAAGAGCATATAGGCCCGAGACCATTACCAAAAGTTCTTCCCAATAATCATATTGGGTATCTGTTCCCTTCCTTTTCCTATTAGGATGGGGCATGTTGGATTTTCCATATCCATATACCATCGAACCTTAAGGGTTCCAGAACCCTCCTTTTTTGCTAGTTTTCGGAAACGGAAAACCCTGAACCAGGAGCAGTATAAATTCTACTGCCCGCCTTTTACAAGAAAATTGGTGATAAAACTCCACTACAGTTTGTTCAAAATGCACCAATCAGAATCCCTTGAGAATATTCAAGTGATAAGAGAGAATATGAAAGATTTTCCTATTTTTCTTGATTTTCTTAAGATTTTTTTGAACCTGACCATGAATAGACTTATATATCTCGATATATACAGATATAATGTACATTATGGAGTAGACCTATAATGGGAAATGAAAGTGGCTAATTTTGGAATTGAATAAGAAGCCCTTTTAACTCAGTGGTAGAGTAATGCCATGGTAAGGCATAAGTCATCGGTTCAAATCCGATAAAGGGCTTTTTTTACTTAGTGGTAGAGTAATGCCGCGGTAAGACGTGAGTCAGTGGTTCAAATCCGATACAGTACTTTTCTACTAAATTCATTCACTTTCTTTCTTTTTGAAAATTTCTCTTTTTTTATTGAATTTGATAACTTAGTGCGAGATGCATGCATTTTTAGTTTAAACACTAAGCGAAGCAGGGGGGTGTAAATTCCAAAAAAGAAATTGGACTCTTTTTCCTATTAGATCAATCAAATCACTACCCGTACTGAACTAATATAGAATCCCTTTTATTAATCTATTCTTATTCCATATCCTTTATAAACGAATTTCCCTAAAAAGTAGGGGATGATCCGTGAATTAACCTAACCATCAACTAAAAAAAATCCTACAAAAGCATAATGGAAAAGTAGGAAGGACTCCTTGCTTTGGATCTAGTTATACTCTTCGAGTATATTGACAATTCCAAAAAACTGCTCATACTATCATTATAGTATAATGAGGAGCGGTTGTATACCGCCCTATCGTCTAGTGATGCCCCTATCGTCTAGTGGTTCAGGACATCTCTCTTTCAAGGAGGCAGCGGGGATTCGACTTCCCCTGGGGGTAGGGAGTATTATGAAAGGAGGTTAATCATAGATTATCAAAAACCCTAGAATAAATTCTTCCTGGGTCGATGCCCGAGCGGTTAATGGGGACGGACTGTAAATTCGTTGACAATATGTCTACGCTGGTTCAAATCCAGCTCGGCCCAAAAATCTAGGGCTTCGTGAATATGAGTTAAATCCATTTTTTTTCTTCCATAAAAAAGAATATTTGATCCATAGAAATAAAAGAAATAAAGGATAAAAAGAAAAGGGGAAATATCTTTCTAATCTATATCTCTTTCATTCCTCTCTTACAAACAAAAGACCTTTTCTTATTGGTTATTGAAAGGTGGATTATTATCTATTTTTAGCGATAATAAATCGCGACATACTAGTTATGTCATTCTCACTATACCCCCATACGATACGGGGGTATGTAGTATATGATTCGTCTATTTCTTAGAGTAGGACAGGCGAATATTCTTATTCTTATGGTTCCATTTAAGAATAAGTATGCCATACGCCCCGCGGGGATTGTAGTTCAATTGGTCAGAGCACCGCCCTGTCAAGGCGGAAGCTGCGGGTTCGAGCCCCGTCAGTCCCGAACTAGGGTTCAATGAATGGAGAAATTCATCTTTCCTTTTTCCATGAAAAAAGGGGGGCAGGAAGCAAGATCAAATACCTATGGGGTACCCCTATTTCACTTTTTTTAGTTCGCGTTTCTCAGTAAAGAGAGGAGAGTATAGGAATTTTTTTATCACTACTTCTGGTTGATAGCGAAAGACATACATATTGGCAATTTTACCCTATTTCGTCCATAGGTGCCAAATTTGGGTGTAAACACACACACACACACACACACATATATATATATATATATATATAGATATATATTTTTTTAGTTCGCGTTTCTCAGTAAAGAGAGGAGAGTATAGGAATTTTTTTATCACTACTTCTGGTTGATAGCGAAAGACATACATATCATACGTGGAAGGGATCCTCCTATGTTATACTATTCCACTCTCAACCATGAATTGATTTGATAGATCCGATATTCATAATATTGAATTGATTCAGTATTATCAGAATGCAAGTCCTCCCCTTGAATTTACAGGATACCCTTTTCCCTCTCCATGGGATTACATCCCGAGTTATTGCGAAAAAAAAGAGGTTATGGAAGTCAATATTCTCGCATTTATTGCTACTGCATTGTTCATTCTAGTTCCTACTGCCTTTTTACTTATTATTTATGTAAAAACAGTCAGCCAAAATGATTAATTGGAAGTTCAATTAATCATTGAAGAAATGAAAAAGGGATTAAATAAAATAAAAATCCAAGTCTTAAATGAAAGGATCCGGTTGGAATCATAAAGTGTGGTAGAAAAAACTACATATAGTTTTTTCTACCACACTTTAGAGTCTTTCTATTATATTATCTTGAATCT
This window harbors:
- the psbM gene encoding photosystem II protein M, giving the protein MEVNILAFIATALFILVPTAFLLIIYVKTVSQND